In the Streptomyces sp. FXJ1.172 genome, one interval contains:
- a CDS encoding YbaB/EbfC family nucleoid-associated protein, producing the protein MEHFVMDNSPQQQLQQAMAEFAAKHKALIEAKEQVSAISVTARSKDGSVEVTVGAKGEASGMRFPNNKFQSMSGQALAASVLEALSVARTEAATRATAIFESVAGGPPAGAGSSVLDRVDLDRLLDPAGVDEVLAPRRKGGGGRV; encoded by the coding sequence GTGGAGCACTTTGTGATGGATAACTCACCCCAGCAGCAGCTACAGCAGGCCATGGCCGAGTTCGCCGCAAAACACAAGGCCTTGATCGAGGCGAAGGAACAGGTGTCGGCCATCTCGGTCACGGCGAGGTCCAAGGACGGCTCCGTGGAGGTCACGGTCGGCGCCAAGGGGGAGGCGTCCGGTATGCGTTTTCCCAACAACAAGTTCCAGAGCATGTCTGGGCAGGCGCTGGCCGCCAGCGTGCTGGAGGCCCTGAGCGTGGCGAGGACAGAGGCGGCCACACGAGCCACAGCGATCTTCGAGTCGGTGGCGGGTGGGCCTCCGGCCGGTGCGGGTTCGTCTGTTCTCGACCGTGTCGACCTCGACCGGTTGCTTGATCCTGCCGGTGTGGACGAGGTGTTGGCACCGCGCCGGAAGGGAGGCGGGGGTCGTGTCTGA